CGCGCGCCCATATCGAGCGCAAGGACGAGTTCGAAGAAACGCTGGTCAAGCGCGGAGCGACGATCGGCGCCAACGCAACGGTGGTCTGCGGCAATACGCTCGGGGCCTATTGCATGATCGCAGCCGGGGCCGTGGTGACGCGGGACGTGCCCGACCATGCCCTGATGGCGGGTATCCCGGCGCGCCGGATCGGATGGGTGTCGCGCTCGGGTGACCGGTTGGGGGCGGACCTGACCTGTCCGCGCACGGGTGAGCGTTACACGGAAGATGGCGAGACTTTGATTTTGCTCGAGG
This window of the Roseovarius sp. SCSIO 43702 genome carries:
- a CDS encoding acyltransferase; this encodes MIHETAFIHESAYVDEPSEIGAGTKIWHFVHVLPHTKVGADCVLGQNVMAGPHVTIGDGCKVQNNVALYKGVTLEQDVFCGPSCVFTNVLTPRAHIERKDEFEETLVKRGATIGANATVVCGNTLGAYCMIAAGAVVTRDVPDHALMAGIPARRIGWVSRSGDRLGADLTCPRTGERYTEDGETLILLED